In a single window of the Schistocerca gregaria isolate iqSchGreg1 unplaced genomic scaffold, iqSchGreg1.2 ptg000569l, whole genome shotgun sequence genome:
- the LOC126315370 gene encoding uncharacterized protein LOC126315370 isoform X2, producing MTQDAQQMDIFFPTSNSRKLSRACDAEFKNHNCSVWHTHHSNFVYVVQVVKYLPAKASVYTNGVWVRNITFHDIKDIGYRVTPENYPLCGAIPAQRYMFDICFLLDGSGSILEEDFQKMGYYIAKWIRESCNSWKGRGQNYCVYSSNIRIRFNIVQTSNFATEINNFDEPLDNTVYNLEHLERPGGLTDIGDGLAMCHKLFSRGKSKIPDGYLLYNKVVLISDGNYTKHRAFPLNPTNLIGELQSQNVEIFGVSVYEDTSSMWDLVSDPKSTHLLDWNMYGLTQSVQLVSAESRLCRQSNCEFRYCSCNGCVCPNVDGVCGDYTDPESIVVAGVPDSNVNISASGTTTSGTTTNSQKAIKSSSSSSSNIVWTAVAASCLAASALGVILFIRFRPKKVNTIEMSTANSSFQENPLYSETKRYDNPLYVPLDSDY from the coding sequence ATGACGCAAGACGCCCAACAGATGGACATCTTTTTTCCAACTTCGAACTCGAGAAAGTTAAGTAGAGCCTGCGATGCAGAATTCAAGAATCACAACTGCTCAGTTTGGCACACTCACCACTCTAATTTCGTGTACGTGGTACAAGTGGTCAAATATCTACCCGCGAAGGCATCGGTGTACACGAATGGCGTATGGGTCAGGAACATCACCTTCCACGATATAAAAGACATCGGGTACAGAGTAACCCCAGAGAACTATCCATTGTGTGGTGCGATACCTGCCCAACGATACATGTTTGATATTTGCTTTTTGCTAGATGGAAGTGGTAGCATCCTCGAGGAAGATTTTCAAAAAATGGGCTACTACATAGCCAAATGGATACGAGAGTCGTGCAATTCGTGGAAAGGAAGAGGACAAAATTATTGTGTATATTCCTCAAATATTCGAATCAGGTTTAATATTGTCCAGACGAGTAATTTTGCTACGGAAATCAACAATTTCGACGAGCCTCTTGACAATACTGTGTACAATTTAGAGCATTTGGAGAGGCCTGGAGGTCTCACAGATATTGGAGATGGATTGGCAATGTGTCACAAATTATTCTCCAGGGGTAAATCTAAAATTCCTGACGGTTATTTGCTGTACAACAAAGTTGTCCTTATTTCAGATGGGAATTACACCAAACATCGAGCGTTCCCTCTGAACCCCACAAATCTGATCGGCGAACTTCAGAGTCAAAATGTGGAAATCTTTGGCGTCAGCGTGTATGAAGATACGTCGTCGATGTGGGATCTTGTCTCCGATCCTAAGAGTACACATTTACTAGATTGGAACATGTATGGTCTCACCCAAAGCGTACAGCTGGTTAGCGCAGAGTCGCGTCTTTGCAGACAAAGCAACTGCGAATTCAGATACTGTTCTTGTAACGGATGCGTATGTCCAAATGTCGACGGAGTATGTGGAGACTACACCGACCCTGAGTCTATTGTCGTTGCCGGTGTGCCAGATTCAAACGTCAACATCAGTGCCAGTGGAACCACCACCAGTGGAACCACCACCAATTCTCAAAAAGCAATCAAATCATCCTCCTCCAGTAGTAGTAACATCGTGTGGACCGCAGTAGCTGCGTCCTGTCTAGCTGCTTCGGCACTCGGCGTCATCCTCTTTATCCGCTTTAGACCCAAGAAAGTGAACACCATTGAGATGTCAACTGCAAATAGTTCCTTCCAGGAAAATCCCCTTTATTCAGAGACGAAACGATATGACAATCCGTTATACGTTCCTTTAGACTCAGATTATTGA